The genomic window CCACTTCTCTGGTTAAAATGTGCTTTTGAATCTGGCACTTTTCAAACACCTTTGCTTATCTGGCCATTGCAATGGTCATAGATCACAATGACTATAACCTTCTTGAGGATAGGGGAGGATATCTTATTCACCATTACATCTGGAAAGCACAGTACTTATCCCATTACAGACACCttaaaagatgtttataaaaTTGAATGATGAAACATTTCATCAGATAGCTTAGTATCTGTTAAGggtttaggtttttaaaaatagcttaaggggcacctgggtagctcagttgattgagcatctgactcttgattttggctcagatcatgatcctagggtcatgggatctagtcctggattgagccccacattgagccccaagtcaggctctgcactgagcttcaagcctgcttggggttctctctctctctttctctctctctgtctctcctccacttCACCACTtgtgtgttctttctctaaaattaaaaaaatatataaaaaattgcttaaaatttgTTGAGGGCTTTCCATGTGTGGCATTATAGCAGGCATTCTATAAATTTGATTTAGCCAACAATAATTCTAGGGCATTAAGACATGCATTAGGTACCTATCTTACTGATTTCATTATCTGAAGCAAACAATAAGTCTCTTAATATGTGGATCATTATAGATCTTGAAgcattaattacattattttcctaCACAGTAGCTGAACGAATAGCCGAGACACTATGGCTTACATCCAAAAGTTTTATCTACAACTTTTAAGAAGCTCAGctctattatttaaaacatttccaaaaaaatgtggcatttgtatatcatctttcCTTTGAAGCATAACAGTTCTTACCAAGTATAATGGCCCTTTGTAATAAGTGAGGGCTAACTTAAATAAGAGAaacaggggcacagagaggttgacaACTTGTCCCATAACTTTTCAAGATTTCATTATCATTCTACACAACCCTGCctccataaaataattttctcattatCATTGAGAAACAAAATGCCAGCTAGTGACCGAAGTGTATACATGAAATTCTGGACTTATCGTCAGGGGGCCACTGATTAGATGTTGGGGAAAACCACACAAAGATATGAGAATTTAATACAGAGCTATATGCCTAAATCACATAACTCCAATCTCCAGCTCTGGTGGCTGGAACAGTCTTTTACGATCCaccttttgtgaatttttttattctttacaaaTACCAGGCAGAACCCAGTCTATCAATACATTAACAAAGATATCCCTTTGTCAGGAGCCCATTGATTCACCCAGTTTTAATTCTGCCAGAAAGAGGAGTTAAGGCCATTCCTTTTCATTTAGTCCGCATGCCAGCCTTTAGAGTACGGGGATGCCGAGCTACTTGCATTTACCACATTCTAAAAAGGCCCGAGTCAAGCAATTACCAGCCACTTGGCCTTCTTGCAGAAATACACAAAACGTGTAGAATTGCTTCATTTTATCCCCTCCTAGACTCTTCACTTGGAAATTGGCTGCTCGGGCGAGTGTTGTTTTTTCCCCCCGCAGCCATGTGTCGAAGAGCGATTAACACTCGCTCGACAAAACCCATTCCCGGGCCATTTGGGAGTTGCACGCGTTCGCACCCGAGGTTCGGCCTGCCGCGCCTTCACGCGCAACCTTTTTGTTTCTGCGGctagctggggagagaggggcggagagggcGCGAACCGCTCAGTATGCAGCAGGCAGCCGGGGCTATATAAAGCTCGGGTCTCGGACCTGGCGGGGGAAGAGGTCTGGCTTGCCCGAGAGCAGGCAGCCGCCTTccgcccagccccagccccagccccgccgCGCCATGGAAACCTGGCAGCCCTCGGCAAGCGGGGCCGGCGAGCGCGCACGCCGCCGCCGCCTGCCGCCCGCGGCCCCCGACCGCCCCGCGCCGCGCGGGGGCGCGGACTCCGGCTGCggcgcctcccccaccccggccctccCGCCCGCGTCTCCCGAGCTCCTCCCCTCCGCTCTccgccccccacccgcccccggtCCACGCTCTGCTGTGGGCTCTTCTCCCGGGTCTGGGCTCACATCTTCCCTGCGCGCcttttgccccccaccccgcagaTCCGCAGGCCTCTGGAGACCTTGGGTTGACGCCAGAGGCGACGGGGAGGAGGGGGCGAGGCACCACGCGGCGGAGGCGGTGAGTGAGCCGCGCGCCTCGGGCCGCGCCTCCCAGGGGCGCAGATGATGTACCGGGACTGGGTATGCCCTGCCCGAGGGGGACACACGCCCGGCCTGCCCCTCGCTTAAGATCGCGCCGGCCCGAGGCCCTACCAGAGGCCCTGTGGGTCCTGATGCTGCGAGTTTGTCATCCAGAGCAGCGGACACACGGATACGGTCAGGAGCGAGGCTGCTGACAGCCCCAGGGTCACATTCCCTGCCGGCGCGAGGAACGCTAGATCGCGCGCTTTCCCCGTTTCTACAAGGTGAGTGATAACTGCGATTCGTGTCCTTTCGTCCCCAGATGCCGGATGGCCCCGGGATGACCGAAGCCGCAGGAAAGCTTTCCCAATACAGACACCCAGTCAGGTGAGTGACAGGCCTCCCCGAAGGTCTCCCGTTCCTCCAGCGGGAATCGCACCGCCTAGCTCCACGGCTGGCCTTGCAGCATTTCTGTCTTGGGAAATCTGTCTTCAAGGATCGCAGAGGTCCTTTACTAATCGAATTGACGAATGTAGTTCACGCTCTCACCTAAAAAAACTGTTAATCAGTGCACACTGagcaaactcttaaaaaatatattataaagatGGAAAGTGGATGGTGTCGTGAAAGTAGACCGGTGACAGCGTGTGCCAGCaaaccaattttttctttttttttttaatgctgaagaggTCCGGTGAAATTGACTTCACAACAGGCAGActgtgtatattcttttttttttttaagtttttttcccaatttttttttttttttttttttttttttgagagaaagagagacagaacgcgagcgggggaggggcagagagagacacacacacgcacagaatcccaagcaggctccaggctcggagctgtcagcacagagcct from Neofelis nebulosa isolate mNeoNeb1 chromosome 6, mNeoNeb1.pri, whole genome shotgun sequence includes these protein-coding regions:
- the RIPPLY2 gene encoding protein ripply2, whose protein sequence is MPAFRTLHLEIGCSGECCFFPPQPCVEERLTLARQNPFPGHLGVARVRTRAGERGAERARTAQYAAGSRGYIKLGSRTWRGKRSGLPESRQPPSAQPQPQPRRAMETWQPSASGAGERARRRRLPPAAPDRPAPRGGADSGCGASPTPALPPASPELLPSALRPPPAPGPRSAVGSSPGSGLTSSLRAFCPPPRRSAGLWRPWVDARGDGEEGARHHAAEAMPDGPGMTEAAGKLSQYRHPVRLFWPKSKCYDYLYQEAEALLKNFPIQATISFYEDSDSEDEIEELICEN